AGAAAAGATTTAAAGACTATGGGAGAAAGGACATACTTTAACTGCGAGTAGAGGTCATAAGTCCTGATAAAATCTTTTATGAGTTTGTCTTTTATGGGGTAACTGATTGAATCCGTAGACAGCACTTCAATCAACCTTTTTGTAATCTCACTGTCAACTTCAACCCTGGTAAGAATCCCTATGCTTTCTTCTTCCTGTAAAAGAGCGAGGAATTCACTTACCGACGATTCGGCGGTTGCCTTGAGTCTGTCTGAGAAAGACTTGTTTATAGATGGTATCTCATAAAGATGAAGCCTGGGGTTATCCTTATCATATGATATCGTCACTATACCACCAACTTCTGTGTTGAGGTAAGCCTTTGATGCAATGATCCTGCTGTATAACTGTTGAACTTCACTCTTATTCGTTAATGCTATCGCTATGTCTTGAGATGGTACCTGACCTATACCCAACAAATATTTTTTTACTATTGCAACTTCTTTAAAATGCCCTATCAGGGCATAGGGGAAATCTGTTGACACCAGGTTGTACATAACTGCGGTGCCCTTTAAAAAATAAAGATTTCTCTCTTCAATGTTTTTTAACGGGGAATCAATCGGCGGAATTAAGACCGTTAACAGCTCCAGGTAAAGCACAAAAACGGGGACCAGCCAGTAACTGTTAATACTCCTTCTTATCCTGTTACTGAATGAACTTTTTCTGCGGTCAACAAAATTAAACTCAAAAAATGAAGTAGTATAATTTTCAATGCTGTTTTTATCCATACATAGACTTGCACCGCAATATTTATGCCATTACCTCCCCAATTTATTATAAAGTTGCAATTTGAGTCCCTTGTTATTATAATAACCATCTCATGAAAACCTTTAAATCGCTATTAGCCGGCAGTATAGTGCTGATATGGACAGTTCTCATCATTGCTGTTGCGGGAAATAATGAAGCGAGGGCTGAGGACCCTTTTTCAATATCCGCATACCTGAACGATTCTATATTTAACAGCGAACATATTGCTTCATCCGGAGATATGCCGCAATACATATTGGAAAAGACAGCTTTATACCTGAAATCTTTCACAACATCCAAGCGTGATTTATTCCAGAAGTGGCTTGATCAGTCCATACCGCATATGCTTCTCATCAAGAAAATATTGAGGGAAGAGGGCTTGCCGGAAGACCTCGCCTTTCTTCCATTGATCGAGAGCGGGTTCAATGTTAATGCCCGTTCGAGTGCAAAGGCAACAGGCATGTGGCAGTTCATGGCTACTACAGGGGCACATTACGGACTCGAGGTAAATAGCTGGATTGATGAGCGCAGAGACCCTGTCAAGTCCACAAGGGCGGCGGCTCGGCATCTTAAGGATTTATATGAAACGTTCGGTTCATGGCCGCTCGCATTGGCATCATATAATGCAGGAAGTGGAAAAATAAAGAGAGTACTTGATGACAGCAGTTCATCTACATTCTGGGAGATAGGGCAGAGCAAGGCATTAGCAGCTGAAACGAGAAACTATATACCAAAATTTATGGCAGCAATGATAATTGCGAGGAACCCGGAGTCCTTCGGTTTCACCTTCATGGAAGTCCCTGCTTTTCAATACGACTTTTTGGAGGTTCCAGCCGGAATGGACGTAAGCACTATTACAGAACGGTCAGGCATCAGCACTGATTTAGTACGCTCTATTAATCCGGAATTGAGGGGTAATACAACTCCTATGAGCGAACCTACTTATATTTTACGCCTTCCAAGGGGTATTGGTACTGTTTTCCTGGATAATTTTGATGGTCTCCTGCCTGCTGAAAGGGTCGTATATAACGAATACAAGATAAGAAAAGGCGACAGTGTATATTATATTGCAAAGAAATTTCAAACCACGGTTTCTGCTATCAGAGATGCAAATAAACTTAAAAAGAGAAGCCGTATTATAGCTGGTAAAACCCTTCTTGTTCCAGTAAGGCTTTCATATTCCAGTAATATAGCAAGACTTGTAACACCTTCCAATATCTCTCCTGACATCACCCTTTAACTCGATAATATGTGTGTCGTGGTTCATTATCGTATAAAACTTCTACACGAACTACTTATTGTAGAAAAAATAGTCACCCAATCTCCTGCAAATCAGCTATAGTACCCACATCCTATTGATTTTACAGCTAATATTCGTTTATATACATTTTGCACGAATA
This region of Nitrospirota bacterium genomic DNA includes:
- a CDS encoding transglycosylase SLT domain-containing protein; its protein translation is MKTFKSLLAGSIVLIWTVLIIAVAGNNEARAEDPFSISAYLNDSIFNSEHIASSGDMPQYILEKTALYLKSFTTSKRDLFQKWLDQSIPHMLLIKKILREEGLPEDLAFLPLIESGFNVNARSSAKATGMWQFMATTGAHYGLEVNSWIDERRDPVKSTRAAARHLKDLYETFGSWPLALASYNAGSGKIKRVLDDSSSSTFWEIGQSKALAAETRNYIPKFMAAMIIARNPESFGFTFMEVPAFQYDFLEVPAGMDVSTITERSGISTDLVRSINPELRGNTTPMSEPTYILRLPRGIGTVFLDNFDGLLPAERVVYNEYKIRKGDSVYYIAKKFQTTVSAIRDANKLKKRSRIIAGKTLLVPVRLSYSSNIARLVTPSNISPDITL